ATATcacgattttttaatttatttttttatgttttttataccCCAAAGAAGCTGcctatatatattgttttattttgttcaaaaAAGCCACGATAAGGgttaatagtataataatatatctgagttatatttattgttttgttctaactataattttattgcatgttaatattttgcttagtatttgttatttcattatattacatttgtaAAGCATGAGTCGagcaaaaaaacttggcgatgaAAAAGAGTgtgagtttcttgccagttcttttcgcTCGCTCTACGGCTTACTCCCTTGATTTGGGAAgtcgtaataaatattaaattagaccaaattttattttattaacatttataggTGTACATAGTTttcaatgaataaatttattttgtgttgtagATACTAATCAAAgagtgaaattaaaattattttatcgtcGCATTACATTCGGTATGCTTTAGTGCCATGTGGACACATGTCTCGAATTCGAAACagtctttttattttcatacacgAATATGTTGACGGCAAGTTCAAAGGGTTTTTAATTTGACACACTTTATGGCTTCGTCTCGCGTTTGATGGCTGTGGGTGGAAGGCGTCACAAGTGTCgttttaatcaaataacaaAGAGATATTAACAACTACTGGTTTAAGTGTTTTATAGAGAAACAACATAAAGTAGATGTGTTTGGACTTCAAATTAATCAACTcggaatttaataaaacattgctactgtaaaatgtaaatttataaaaatatgacgtAAAAAGGAACTAAATAAGTTTTGTATAAGGTGTTTTTTCTGTGAGAATATTATGGAACTTTTCATAAATGACTTtgctttaagaaaaacactttttgaactttcttttttatatacatagctttaatccattcaaaaagtgtttttcttaatgtgttaaagctattttaacaaaagacaatactatgtctTTGCTTTAATAATATGTCCTGTATCTAGAAGAATTCTATCTTATTTAAACCTACACAAATAAGACGTGTTGTGTTCAAATCATATACGTGTGAAACAGTGACAGCGGTATTATTGTGTGTGCAGTTTTGTTGAGTTACCCAGTAAACTCCGAGTGAAACCCAACAGGAAGTGTATTTAGTGCCTTATAAAGGTACTGTGAACCACATATATTGGAGATTCTTTCGACACATCCCGAATTACTGAGTAAACTAGAAAAATCTATGCGACACATTCTatgaatcatttttaaaataccctCATATTCCTTTGTCCACATAAATAGAAACATTCAAACACGACAGTCAACGTCATTGTTAAATCTGACTTTTGGCAACTGACATCTGACAGCGGCACTATTGCCATACCTAGTAGAACTATTGGCTGGATACAAGGATTTTGGaccaaattattataacataatctTTTGATTATTCCTACATTAGGATTTGAGTAGAAACCATAATAATGGATTGCCGTAGGTGTTTAAAAATTGCACCTGATACGGAAGGCATCAAATGTACCTCCTGCCTAGCATGGTTGCATTTCTATTGTGCTGAATTGACGGAATTAgactttaagaaaattttacctATGAACAGAATAAAATGGAAGTGTTCTGCATGTAAGACTAAAAGGAAAGCTGCGCCCTCGGCGACCACCTCACCAACATTTCCCATGGGTTCGCCCTTGAATGTGGATACGGAGGCTTTGACAAAATATATGGACTCAAAATTTGCAAACTTAAGTCAACAGTGGCGTGATGATCTTAACTCTGCTATCTTGGAGGTTTCGCGAACATTCAGGAACGATATAAGCGCCCTAGAAAATCGCATGAGCACATGGGAAGAAAGGGTAGCTCAAGTAGAATCAGCGGCTGTCATGAGCTCCTCTACCCTGCCATCCAACTACATAGAAGAAAATGCGTCACTACGTCACGAGCTTGAAACCTTGCGTAACAGGCTCGACCACTTCGATCAAGCCTCTAGAAATTGCAACGTTGAGATTCAAAATGTGCCCGAAAGTAAAGGCGAAAACCTTATGCAGCTCTCTTTTGCACTCAGCAACATTTTAAACGTCGAATTAAAAGACTCTGACATAAAAACTGTACACCGCGTTGCGCCTGGTGTACCTGCGGGTCgcccaaaaaatattatactgcAGTTGACAACTCGCAGAAAACGTGATGATTTTATCGCGGCCGCGCGTGTGCGTGGCACTCTATCAGTTGATCAATTGCTTGGTGGATCTGCGGCAGTGTCTGGTGTTACAAACAATAATCGATTCTACGTCAATGAGCACCTTaccctgaaaaataaaatacttttcagtAAGGTCAGGCAACTCGCTAAGGAAAAAGGGTACAAGTATGTATGGGTAAAAAACCTTTGTATGTTTGTCAGAAAAACTGATGAAGCTAAAGCCATCCAAGTGCGATCCAATGATGATCTAGCCAAATTAGTATGACTATATTCCCGTTTGTATAgcttacatattttttatactgtattcaaattttctatattttttgttagaatCTTGTTCTTTGAATATTCTTTAACTGCGGTGTGGAGTGCGAAACtggatttttctataattttcaCCTTGTTTCCTATCTTtcatatttttgactatggATAATGGCTCAAAATACCTTATCTGTTTACTATCAAAACTGTGGAGGCATCAAGagtaaaatagataaactcaaaaatagTATTCTTCTTAGCAACTTTGATGTTATTGTTCTGGTTGAGACTTGGTTGGTGGATTCTGTGTTTGATGGAGAGTTGCATTCGGGTGGTTATGATGTATTTCGACGGGACAGAAACCTCCAATTCTCTCGTAAAAAAGGTGGCGGTGGAGTTTTAGTTATGGTGAAAAAAGGAATTAAATCTATCAGATTGACTGAGTTTGAAGCCCCGGATTTGGAGGAAATATACATTCACTTGCCATCTCATGCTGGTCTCCTCCTGACTGCTTGTTACTTTTCTCCCGTTACTCATACCTCTGCATACTTAAAATTCTTTCAAAAACTGCATGACATACACGCTAGCGCTCGATTttctaattacataattacagGTGACTTTAATTTACC
The genomic region above belongs to Pieris brassicae chromosome 9, ilPieBrab1.1, whole genome shotgun sequence and contains:
- the LOC123714672 gene encoding uncharacterized protein LOC123714672, which encodes MNRIKWKCSACKTKRKAAPSATTSPTFPMGSPLNVDTEALTKYMDSKFANLSQQWRDDLNSAILEVSRTFRNDISALENRMSTWEERVAQVESAAVMSSSTLPSNYIEENASLRHELETLRNRLDHFDQASRNCNVEIQNVPESKGENLMQLSFALSNILNVELKDSDIKTVHRVAPGVPAGRPKNIILQLTTRRKRDDFIAAARVRGTLSVDQLLGGSAAVSGVTNNNRFYVNEHLTLKNKILFSKVRQLAKEKGYKYVWVKNLCMFVRKTDEAKAIQVRSNDDLAKLV